ACCTTTGATCAATAATGTGCCGGCCGCGCGCGTGTTCGATGAAATGCTCAAACTGCTGACCAGCGGTCATGCGATGGCTTGCCTGCAGCAATTGCGCAAAGAAGGCTTGCATCATGGTTTGATGCCGCTGCTCGACGTGGTGCTGGAACAACCGCATGGCGAAAAATTCGTCACGCTGGCACTGGCCAATACCGATGAACGCGTCTTGCAAGGCAAACCGGTGTCACCAAGCTTCCTGTTCGCCGCCCTGCTGTGGCACCAAGTGGTGGAAAAATGGGATGCCTACAAAGCCGCCGGTGAATTCTCGATACCGGCACTGCACTTAGCCGCCGACGATGTACTCAATACTCAAACCGATGCACTGGCCATACAGCGTAAGGTCGGCGCTGATATGCGCGACATCTGGGCGATGCAGCCGCGCTTTGAAAAACGGATCGGCAAAACGCCGTACAAAGTGCTTGAGCATCCGCGCCTGCGCGCCGGTTACGATTTTCTGTTATTGCGCTGCGCTTGCGGTGAAATCGAGGCCGAAATCGGTACTTGGTGGACTGATTTCATCAACGGCAATGAAGACCAGCGCGAACAGTTAATTCAGAGTAAACCGAAAACACCGGCCGCCGCCGGTCCGGCCAAAAAACGCAAGCCGCGCCGCCGCAGCCCGGCCGCCAGCACGCCGGCAGAATGATTACCACGTATATCGGAATCGGTGCCAATCTCGGTGCCGCCGCCGACATGGTGACGCATGCCTTGGCCGAACTGGCACGCTTGCCCGGCGTACAGCTGCTGCAGGCTTCGCCGCGTTACGCCAGTGCACCGGTCGACGCCGTCGGTGATGATTACGTTAATGCCGTCGCCGCCTGCGCTACCACGCTGAGCGCCGAGGCTTTGTTAGCGAGCTTGCAGGCGCTGGAACTGGCTTGCGGCCGCGAACGCTCATATCGCAATGCCCCACGCACGCTCGACCTCGACATTCTGCTCTACGGCCAGCAGCACATCGTCAGCGCACACTTAGTTGTGCCGCATCCGCGCCTGTGTCAGCGCGCCTTCGTGCTACGGCCTTTGCTCGATCTGGCACCGGATATTGTCATCCCCGGGCAAGGCCCGGCACAAAGCTTTTTGGCCGGCGTCGCCTCGCAACGTATTCGCCTGCTTGAGCGCGCACACTGAATTTCCTCCACCAACCGGCAAGGCCCGCACATGCACATCCCC
The sequence above is drawn from the Undibacterium sp. CCC3.4 genome and encodes:
- the pcnB gene encoding polynucleotide adenylyltransferase PcnB, producing the protein MIKKFIRKILGVSNPTESGQANRKPTVLSAKEHGINPQLVSANALRVTQTLQDNGYKAFVVGGAVRDLLTGVKPKDFDIATNATPEQVKRLFRRAFIIGRRFQIVHVMFGQDLLEVTTFRGPSNEAAPKDEHGRVLRDNTFGEQHDDAVRRDFTVNAMYYDPATETVLDYHGGMKDIRKKVLRIIGVAEARYREDPVRMLRVVRFAAKLQFSIDAATRAPIAVMAPLINNVPAARVFDEMLKLLTSGHAMACLQQLRKEGLHHGLMPLLDVVLEQPHGEKFVTLALANTDERVLQGKPVSPSFLFAALLWHQVVEKWDAYKAAGEFSIPALHLAADDVLNTQTDALAIQRKVGADMRDIWAMQPRFEKRIGKTPYKVLEHPRLRAGYDFLLLRCACGEIEAEIGTWWTDFINGNEDQREQLIQSKPKTPAAAGPAKKRKPRRRSPAASTPAE
- the folK gene encoding 2-amino-4-hydroxy-6-hydroxymethyldihydropteridine diphosphokinase, translating into MITTYIGIGANLGAAADMVTHALAELARLPGVQLLQASPRYASAPVDAVGDDYVNAVAACATTLSAEALLASLQALELACGRERSYRNAPRTLDLDILLYGQQHIVSAHLVVPHPRLCQRAFVLRPLLDLAPDIVIPGQGPAQSFLAGVASQRIRLLERAH